One genomic region from Listeria monocytogenes encodes:
- a CDS encoding ABC transporter ATP-binding protein: protein MTYVEMKDVSKYYQMGENVVTANDKITFGIKKGEFVVIVGPSGAGKSTVLNILGGMDSASEGKIMVDGQDIAQYNAKQLTKYRRTDVGFVFQFYNLVPNLTAKENVELAAQIAPNALDAETVLTQVGLSHRLDNFPAQLSGGEQQRVAIARALAKAPKLLLCDEPTGALDYDTGKSVLKLLQETCRNTGTTVIVITHNTAITPIADRIIEINNAKVRSIKENSEPMSIDDLEW, encoded by the coding sequence ATGACCTATGTAGAAATGAAAGATGTATCTAAATACTATCAAATGGGCGAGAACGTTGTCACTGCTAATGATAAAATCACTTTCGGGATAAAAAAGGGTGAATTTGTTGTTATAGTTGGGCCTTCTGGGGCCGGAAAATCCACAGTATTAAACATACTTGGTGGAATGGATAGTGCAAGTGAAGGCAAAATTATGGTAGATGGGCAGGATATTGCTCAATATAATGCAAAACAATTAACCAAATATCGGCGAACCGATGTCGGTTTTGTATTCCAATTTTACAATTTGGTACCTAATTTGACTGCTAAAGAGAACGTAGAATTAGCTGCACAAATTGCGCCAAATGCATTAGACGCAGAAACTGTTTTAACTCAAGTTGGATTAAGTCACAGATTAGACAATTTTCCAGCGCAATTATCTGGTGGGGAACAGCAACGTGTCGCTATAGCACGTGCACTTGCTAAAGCTCCTAAACTGTTACTGTGTGATGAGCCAACCGGTGCACTTGATTATGATACCGGCAAATCAGTCTTAAAATTATTACAAGAAACTTGCCGTAACACGGGGACAACCGTTATTGTTATTACCCATAACACGGCGATTACGCCAATTGCTGATCGAATTATTGAAATTAATAATGCAAAAGTTCGTAGCATCAAAGAAAATTCAGAACCAATGTCCATTGATGATTTAGAATGGTAG
- the pheT gene encoding phenylalanine--tRNA ligase subunit beta, with translation MLVSYNWVKEFFQDFPLTAEELGEAITRTGIEIEGVEELSASLKNVVVGEVLSCERHPDAEKLNKCLVQTDEAEPVQIICGAPNVAAGQKVIVAKVGARLPGGLKIKRAKLRGEVSEGMICSLAELGFESKVVPKVYAEGIYVLPAHVETGVNAITLLGLDDAILDMAITPNRADALSMNGVAHEVGAIIHQKPAQPTEPDVSEKGKAEDFISVEVENPAETPYYAIKMVENIEIKESPLWLQTKLMKAGIRPHNNVVDVTNYINLLYGQPLHSFDYDKIGSKKIVVRSAKEQEEITTLDGEKRTLQAGHTVITNGVEPIAIAGVMGGEFSEVTANTTTVALEGAIFSSSSIGKASRELYLRTEASIRYDKGSDAWKVEKALAHGGALIAELSGGTLVGGVVEVDNREKAVNKIETSLTRINRILGTAITLTEIETIFDRLGFVLEVKNDALIIEVPTRRWDITIEADILEEVARIYGYDEIPVTLPATSTTGGLSDSQKARRVMRAYLEGAGLNQALTYSLTSKKDATRLALSDEKTVALSMPMSEEHSHLRTSIVPQLIRSASYNIARKNMDVALYEMGTVFYATEGDNLPIEQEHLAGLITGNWHIADWQKTPKPVDFFVLKGIVEGLVNKLGIKSELHWKQTEKEELHPGRTASLVLEGQEIGYLGALHPAVEANYDLKETYVFEINVAALLDATKEKVVYHPIPRYPEMTRDLALLVDKDTDHAAISQVIKEHGGKLLVDIELFDIFEGESLGENKKSLAYTLTFLDSERTLVEEDVQKATNKVVEALQEKLNAIIR, from the coding sequence ATGTTAGTATCATATAATTGGGTCAAAGAATTTTTCCAAGACTTCCCGTTAACGGCGGAAGAGCTAGGAGAAGCGATTACAAGAACAGGTATTGAAATCGAAGGCGTAGAAGAATTAAGCGCTAGTTTGAAAAATGTCGTAGTTGGTGAAGTATTATCATGCGAACGCCACCCTGATGCAGAAAAATTGAATAAATGTCTCGTTCAAACAGACGAAGCAGAACCAGTTCAAATCATTTGTGGAGCTCCAAACGTTGCAGCTGGTCAAAAAGTAATCGTAGCCAAAGTTGGCGCAAGACTTCCAGGTGGACTTAAAATCAAACGCGCAAAACTACGCGGTGAAGTGTCAGAGGGAATGATTTGCTCCCTCGCAGAACTTGGCTTTGAAAGCAAAGTTGTGCCAAAAGTATACGCAGAAGGCATTTATGTATTACCTGCGCACGTGGAAACGGGTGTAAATGCAATCACGTTACTTGGGCTAGATGATGCGATTTTGGATATGGCAATCACACCAAACCGCGCAGACGCATTGAGCATGAACGGTGTAGCTCACGAGGTTGGTGCGATTATTCATCAAAAACCAGCACAACCTACCGAGCCTGACGTATCTGAAAAAGGAAAAGCAGAAGATTTCATTTCTGTAGAAGTAGAAAATCCAGCCGAAACACCTTACTATGCTATTAAAATGGTAGAAAATATCGAAATCAAAGAATCACCACTATGGCTTCAAACGAAACTAATGAAAGCCGGGATTCGTCCACATAATAACGTTGTCGATGTCACAAACTACATCAATTTATTATACGGACAACCGTTGCATTCTTTTGACTACGATAAAATTGGCAGCAAGAAAATTGTTGTACGTTCTGCAAAAGAGCAAGAAGAAATTACTACGCTTGATGGCGAGAAAAGAACTTTACAAGCTGGGCATACAGTTATCACTAACGGAGTAGAACCAATTGCTATCGCCGGCGTTATGGGGGGAGAATTTTCCGAAGTTACCGCAAATACAACAACCGTTGCGCTAGAAGGTGCTATTTTCAGCAGCTCTTCCATCGGTAAAGCATCTCGCGAATTATACCTACGTACAGAAGCGAGCATTCGTTACGACAAAGGATCGGATGCCTGGAAAGTAGAAAAAGCACTTGCGCACGGCGGAGCACTAATCGCTGAACTGAGCGGCGGTACACTAGTCGGCGGTGTCGTAGAAGTAGATAACCGTGAAAAAGCAGTGAATAAAATCGAAACGAGCCTAACACGCATTAACCGCATTTTAGGAACCGCAATTACGCTTACGGAAATTGAAACTATTTTTGATCGTTTAGGATTTGTATTAGAAGTAAAAAATGATGCTCTAATCATTGAAGTACCAACAAGACGTTGGGATATTACGATTGAAGCGGATATTTTAGAAGAAGTAGCTCGGATTTACGGTTACGATGAAATTCCGGTAACACTTCCGGCGACAAGCACAACAGGAGGCTTATCAGACAGCCAAAAAGCTCGTCGTGTCATGCGCGCTTATTTAGAAGGAGCAGGGCTTAACCAAGCATTAACTTACTCTTTAACATCTAAAAAAGATGCAACTCGTCTAGCACTTTCTGATGAAAAAACAGTTGCATTATCGATGCCAATGAGCGAAGAACATAGCCATTTAAGAACAAGTATCGTTCCACAATTAATTCGTAGCGCAAGTTATAACATCGCTCGTAAAAATATGGACGTGGCACTTTATGAAATGGGTACCGTATTCTACGCAACAGAAGGCGACAATTTACCAATTGAACAAGAGCATTTGGCAGGTCTAATTACTGGAAACTGGCACATTGCAGATTGGCAAAAAACACCGAAACCAGTAGACTTCTTCGTTTTAAAAGGAATTGTCGAAGGCTTAGTGAACAAATTAGGTATCAAATCCGAACTTCACTGGAAACAAACTGAAAAAGAAGAACTGCATCCGGGAAGAACCGCGAGCCTTGTTTTAGAAGGGCAAGAAATCGGCTATCTTGGGGCGCTTCATCCAGCAGTAGAAGCGAACTATGATTTAAAAGAAACGTATGTATTCGAAATCAATGTGGCGGCTTTACTAGATGCAACCAAAGAAAAAGTTGTGTATCATCCAATTCCACGTTACCCAGAAATGACACGCGACTTAGCATTACTTGTGGATAAAGATACTGACCACGCAGCAATTTCGCAAGTAATCAAAGAGCACGGCGGGAAATTACTTGTCGATATCGAGCTATTTGATATTTTCGAAGGGGAGAGCCTTGGCGAAAATAAAAAATCACTCGCATACACATTGACTTTCCTAGACAGCGAAAGAACACTAGTCGAAGAAGATGTACAAAAAGCAACCAACAAAGTAGTAGAAGCATTACAGGAAAAACTAAATGCAATTATTCGCTAA